From the genome of Opisthocomus hoazin isolate bOpiHoa1 chromosome 4, bOpiHoa1.hap1, whole genome shotgun sequence:
TATTTTTTAACTTAGTTCACATCTTCAGATATCCATCTGAATATCCAAGCTTTAATGCCTAAAGATGATTGTACCGGGCATAAAGAAGACTTATTATGAATTTTAAACATGTGGCTTTTTAATGCCTTTCCGCAAGcatcactttttttctctgacttttaTCAAGACCAGAAGTTACTGAATTTCTTGTGATGATCTTTGTCAGGAAGAGATGCAAACATGTTCAGAATACTGAAATAGCCAGGAGCACAGATGGATTGTCTTATTAAGCAAGAATAGAGctgaaaatcagtttaaaaatgcCATGAAGAATGGGGaaatttttttgagtttttatTGTGAGAAACAGATGGAAATTTCTTTGATGTTTGTCTGCCTGTCTTTAACATCCTGGTTCACAGAATGCAGGCTAAAACAATGATGGAAATTTCAACATTCTAGAGGGATTTGCCAGTTTAAAATATATTATACCTGGAGGCAAATACTTGTCAATTctcctatttttttaaagaggataTCATAAGAAATGTTTTGACCAAAAATCCTACTGCCATGAAAAAGATCCCAGGCTGTTATGCTTCACTGATATTAAAAAACTAACAGAACGAACAACCACCAGTTCATTAGCAGTGGTGAAATTTTCATGATCCAGTATTACAATGTTGAACtaattcatcagaaaaaaattctagGTGACCAGAAATGAACTAAAATGAACTTTGTCCCCTGATCACGATCGTGAGAACTGTCTCCTGCAGCCTAATTTTGTTAGCTCCAAGCAGTGCTGCATGATAAAATCCAGCATCTGCATTTTGCACTTTTCTCACAAAGAAAGGCATTTCTAGAACTAACCGTAACACTCTCTGTAGTATAGATTGTTAGTATACCACTAACACAATGACTTACACTGTGCCAGGTGATGAATCCACTAGActaaagctgctgctttgttttccagtttcCTTGCTGCATTGAAAGGGGACTTCTTCAAGAAATAATGCTCCATTCAACATTGGCCTTGTCTCTCCTACTAATTGCAGTCTCTTCCAACCTTGCGATGGCAATCAAAAAGGAAAAACGAGCGCCTCAGACACTGTCAAGAGGTACTGTATATTTACTGCATGGATATACCTCCTTGCCTTACCTTATAGGTCAGCAACTCTTTTTATTTAGAATATACCTGAAAGCACATATGTGATTACTGAGGTGTGTTTCTCTAGTGTTAAGTGACATTGTAAGTAGTGCATCTTCTTATTCCACGTCATTTCACTCCATCAGTTTGTTCTTACGGATATGGCTGAGGGCCTCATATAACCTGCATAATTTATACAACTCACAGTGACCTAGCAGAAGCAAATAACCTAAACTGAGTCTCTCAAATCAGGATGCACTGGTAGGACTACCAGTGAAAAAACACTCATTCATATATGAGTTAAAAGATAATTTGATACAGTAACTTTTTAACTACTGAAACATATTTTCGTAACTCGCAATGGATCAATTTTTCTGCAGACGCATTTTTATATACAGAAGAACAGTTTGAGCCACTGGTAGGGATTTCTgcctgtccttttttttctttcgcttTTCATCAGATAGTCACAGTCATGCTTTGCAGTGAATAATTCACTTCCTTGCAGTGCATACCCTATTTTAAGTTATTTATGCCTGATCAATCCTTGGAAATACAAGCAGAGAAATAGCTTACTGAGGTCTTTTGCTCTTCTccatctttcctctcctttcaggCCTATTCACCCAAAAAAATCTGCAGGATCCTCCCTGACCTCTTCTGCAAGCTATGCAAAGCCTGCAGACCCCACAGCTCACCTTTGAGGTCTCCCGACACAAAGAACTGTCAAAGCCCCACCTGTCACAGAGGTCCTGTCTGAGGCTAGTTACTCAGGGGGGCATCTGGGCAGCAAAAGGAAAAGTGCTGGAAAAGATCGCTTACAGGAATTGTACTGAAGTTTTGAAGTTAGCCCATAcgcaagaatcatagaatcatcatggaaagtttgggttggaagggaccctagaggtcatctagtccaacccccccacagcgagcagggacaccactaactagatcaggttgctcagagccctgtccaacctggtcttgaatgattccagggatgggacctccactacctctctgggcaacccgttccagtgtttcaccaccctcattgtaaagaatttcttccttatatccagcctaaacctaccctgttttagtttaaaaccattacccctcgtcctgtcactgttgtctctactaaaaagattgtccccatctttcctataggctccctttaagtactgaaatgctgcaatcaggtctccccgcagccttctcttctccaggctgaacaagcccaactctctcagcctgtcctcataggagaggtgctccagccctcggatcatttttgtagccctcctttggacccgctccaacagttccatgtccttcttgtgctgagggctccagagctgaacgcagtactccaggtgaggtctcaccagagcagagtagagggacataatcacctccttcgacctgctggccacgcttctcttgatgcagcccaggacacggtttgccctctgggctgccagcgcacattgccggctcatgtccagcctttcgtctatcagtagcCCCAAGACCCTCTCAGCAGGGAAAAATACTCTCAGCAGTAGAAAAATACTACTGGGCAGTTGAAAGTTTTCATGAAATAACAGAAACAAGGATAAATGTTCTTCCATATGCAAAGGGACTGTATATATATGACAAAATCATGCAACACCTGGACTAACCAAAGAGAAATTGCAAATCACTCCTCCTAAGTGGTATCCCCGGAGAAAGGTTATACTCAATCTGTTATCTATTGCCTGTCTCACCTAGATCAGGATTTCTTTTTCCCACTAAGTCTGAATTGCATGAAAAGATAAGAAAATCCCTTCTATTCTggcaattttgaaaaaaatagtcaCAGAAAAAGCATCAGTTTTCTAATTCTGATTTCAGACCTTCTGGGCTGCTGTAGAGTCTTGAGTCCTTCACCCATAATTTTCACAGATCAAAGGGGAATACTTGAATCTGTGGTAAAATGACCCCAACTGATGACTCTGTCCTACGTCAGCAGTTGACTTCAGCCAGGGCTGGGAATACACTGGTCAACACGCCAGAATCCCAGCATCAACCAGACAGATCTGTAATGGAAATCACTCTCCTGAAAGAAGAGATGACCTAGTAGTGTCACAAGAAAGTGTCCTGGGAGACAGCTAACAGCAGATCTCTGCATAAGCAGGACTGGTCCAAGCACCGTCCAGACAGTGCAGAAGAAGCAGAGCCTTAACTTGGTCCAGATCCAGCAGCTGTTCTACGATTTCCATGAGGGCCATCATGAATGCAGCAACACTGCCTGGGAGGCCAGGATCTACTACACAGGAGCTGGCATCTTTGGGATCTGAAGGCAGGAAACCGGCAATTTGCTTTTTGAGATCAGTGTATCACCAGCTATGGATGAGCTACGAAGCTGATGATTCATTAGGATTTTGTTTCAGTGGAGATTATCATTTAACAGCCAttcttttattaaattatttaattaaatgaaGTACTTACAACTGCAGCGATTGAAATTCATTATTCTGGAGTGAAGTTCATAACCCAAGACTGTTCTAATGACACTCATATTAAAGTTGATCTTGTTTGAGCTGTCATATTTTACCTTTCTCTCTAACTTCATAAGCCAACTTTCTCTTTAAGCCTACATGAAATATGGAGCAGACAACACAAAGACATAAAGGATTTGGGTGCTGATTTAGGGAACATGGAGTATTTAGAAAGATATCTAACAGGTTTACCAAAGGACTTGAACTGGATATGCAACCCGCTGAGGTTTTTTGGAGGTTTGGTTTTTgagtttttctttaaatcttCCAGTGCATCTATCAGGAGATATAGAATTAATATATCCGCGATGTTTGAGAAACTTTGACTAAAAAACCCGAATCCTATTTGTGTACAActattaataaatatataaaataaaaaaatttgttaTGAGTTACTTCCCTGGCAATCACTTACTAATTTTGTTATATTTCTAGGGTGGGGAGATGATATTACCTGGGTACAAACTTATGAAGAAGGGCTTTATCAagcaaaaaaaaggtaagaaattaaaaaatactttgaaagacAAAGTTGTTAGTCAGTCAAGCCTGAATATATTATCATGAAACAGAACGGAGAAACACCGTGACAGCTGATCTGCAGACCACCCAgttaaataaaacagattttgtgTCTATAAATAAAACCATTTTAGGGGTCTTACGACTCTGCAGAAACATCATGAGCCAACAGGAAAGTCTGCATTTAATGCTGTTATTCCTTTCTCACAACATCAGTGTTGTCATGTTAATAAGCAATGAGAAGTAGATATTATCATtcaaaaaatacatctttttttcttaatatcatGTACCTCTGATTACTTCCTTAATCAGCATCCGGAAATCAGATACATTTGCTCCTGCATGGTGATCTACTGCCTCTAATATTTTCTGCAACACTTTATTAGTTGGCTTATGTGCTTGATGTACTCATAGTTTCTCGCTATCCCGGTAGAAATGAAAGTTACAATCTGAATCTATGCGATTCAGATGAAAATATATCTAAGAATTCATAACAACACTATTTTAAATCTCTTTTACAGTTCATTTTAGATTGTAATAGTATAGCATAAACTGTTGTTAAATTGAAggcaaattgtttttaaaataaaaggcaattaATTTCATGTACCCTATATGAAAATAGCTAGGAACTGAACAATTCTTGGCAGCGCTAGCAGATCTAGCGTTAGTAATTGATTTGCCAAACAGTAACAGTAGTTcaaaaaatacaggagaaaatgCATAGAGTTGTTTAGTGTTTTGACACCCGAAAATATAAAATTTTGATACTTTATCCAACTGtatactggaaaaaataatttacaatacATCTGTTCAGGAAAGCTTAAAAAACATGGGAGTATTTGATGATAAAGCAAATTTTATAAAAATTGTTTAATTCCACTTTCTCACagattatttctattttcttaatCATGGAGAACTTCACACCTAAACAATATTAAATACCTCTTCAATTTGATTATATACTAACTAGGAATGAAATGATGATGACACTGTTATTTCTTTCGTGTAGAATCTCTTATTTTAGAAAACCTATTTAGACACAGAAACTCTATTTCCCTATTTCTTTCTCTTATGAAGGAATTATCTTCTTTCATCTCACTCAAAAATGTCTGTAATTATTTACGAAATGCCTGTATAGTTTTACCGTGGGTTAACATACAATGAAATGCAGTTTGCCTTTTCCAGGCTGCTAGTAAAATCTCCTGCTTGCATACTTGTCAACAGATCTAACtacatgttttattattattgataAAGTAACAAGCCACTGATGGTTATTCATCATTTAGAAGACTGTCAATACTGCCaaggtaatttttattttttgagtgttaaaattctgtgaaacatttttATGAGAAACTGCACCTATCTATATCTTTACCTTGCTCTTACTCgaaattatttaaagaaatagGTAAATGAAAATGTAGTTGAAAAGTTAAAAATTTATTACTGCTATTTACAAAAACTCCACTATGAACCTACCTAACAAAGCACGTGAAAAATACTCAGTGCTCTTCTCTCGCTACTCCTAATGCAGCACGCATCCCTTTAAATCAAGACAGATTTGCTACTGACTCATTGAACAGATTTAATATTGTTTGGCTCTCCTGAACTGGTAACTAGAGAAGGAGATGAGGACAGGGCTGCTGAAATCAATCTAATAAGAATGTTCAGAGTATAATGCACTTTTGTCAAGCTGAGACATGGTATCCGTTGAGACGACAGGCTTCATAAATAACAGAAGAGAGCTTCCATTTTCATAGCCGGGAGGTTGTACTGACGTGGGTCAAAAACACAAAGAGCAGTGACAGAGCCCTTAAGTGTCTCCTCAGGAATGTGAATCAGCAGGgacaggaacagtgtggccagtcTCCGGCCAACGTGATGTCTAAGCGCAGGAGGAAAGGCAGTATTTGAGATGGACTTCGAAATGATCGTGTCTTTTCTAGCACTGAAGAAAGCTTTTGCAGAGAATGAAGAGATACAGGAAATGGCCCAAAATAGCTTCGTTATGCTGAATCTCATGGTATGAAGGGTTTGGGGTggtttgatgggttttttttttcttggcctgtgttttctctttctttgtcttgCATTTTCATGTCATTTTAGCTAAATATCTCTGGCATTTCAGTTACATGTAAGTACAGGCATTCGtgcatgtgtgtacacacacGAGTAGTACCTGTTGTAGTTTTGTCCTCTGGTACAAGACTATTCACAGGTGGTACAACTTCATCaaattttacagaaatgttttgaTAACTAGCTTTAATTCCTCTGCTAGCACGAAACCACAGATAAAAACCTGTCACCTGATGGACAATACGTGCCTCGAATCATGTTCATAggtatgtacaatatttatgtaTCTTCAAAGATGTGATATCTGAATCTATGCCAGTGTCTTCCTTTGGGGACATCAAAATGATCcattttgcaaaaagaaaatagctCAAAATTTATCATTACCATGGCATTAGTCTGGAACTTGACAGATTTGAGTTCAGTTCTCCCTCTGTCGCAGGCTTGTACCCTCGTAGACCTCCTCAGGTTACAGATATGTTCCTGAGGGTACCTAGTTTGTGCTTGGGAGGAAGATGCTGAAATGTCCATTAGCGTCTGGCCTTTTGCTCTCTTTGCTTCTTGCTAGTGCTGTTACAAGACAACATTTACTGAGAACTGTCAAATACCTGACTGAATATAGATATCTACAGCATGGATATTACCACAGAGTAAGTCAATTGTCAGTGACATCTAAGGAATGATTTATCCTATCATAATGTTGACTTCTGGAATAGATCAAATGAATCACGTCCCAGAGTGCCTGCTTGTTTTCACTGACTGTACAGGAAGCCTAGATTGACTGGCTCTGTGGTGGCACCCAATCTTAAGTGAGATGAAGCccacagagacagaaagcaatATGGTAACAGGAGTCAGTTAATTAACAAAATCTTGGAAGGGGAACTAGGAGCAGAGAAGTCTCCAACAACTTTGTCCCATGATGGAAACATTAAGAATCACAAGATTTTCATTCTGAAGGCTCTAGGTAGGTCACGCTAGTATTGCATTAGATATGCATGACCCTCACAATGTGTGCATCCAGTCAGATTGGTCTCTCCTGATGTAACCTGAGAACTTGTAAAACAGGATATTTAAATATGGATGAAATGCATGTGTAATCTATCACTTAAAATAGGTGCATAATAGAAAAATGAGCATTAGCTTTTGTTCAGGACTTCTCCAGGTAAGGAGTAGTTGGCTGAAACAGAGCATAATGGCCTCGTAATTGCCTTGATAAAATCAGAACACCTCAGAAACAGGGCTGTCAAAGTAGTGCCACGGACATCGCCCTCAGCTGTTGTGGGAATGGAAAGCAGTGTCTAAAACGATTACTTTTTCAGACCCATCTCTCACAGTAAGAGCTGATATCACAGGAAGATACTCCAACCGTCTTTACACCTACGAACCACAAGACATACCATTCTGTAAGTGCCCTCTCTTTTGTGTCGCTTTGCATTTCACATTGTAAGCAGCCAGACACACCCCGTCCCATTGTGCTTGAGAATCCATTAAGATCTCGAAGTACTGAATAAAGACTGTGTGAGCATTTGCAATAAGTTATAATAGCCTAACCTGTTTTAGTAAAACACTTAATACACCTACTGTCCCATTTAATTTATTGGGACTACTCAGGCAAGACAAATTGAAAGATCAGGGATGAGAACTTTCAGGATCAAGATCCGAGCAGTTTTTTGGAGAACGATGAAAGTCACTATGCTCAAAGGTATCGAACTGCACAATGTAAACAGCCAGTGGTAGTAGGGaatcagaaaagaaatgctggtggTTACCTGGGTACCACCTAACACCCGTATTTCAGAAAGGAATGTGATTTTTCAGGTTGAGCTAATCCTTTCTCTATACCATCTATCTGACACCGATGCAGTATCTCAGCACAAATGTGCACTTCATATCTGATTACTAGGCATGCTGTTGAGAAGTGAGGGAGTTAAAAGGAGCCTTGTCAAATCCCTGTAAGTTAAATATTATGATTCATGAAACTTAACCTTCTGCTTTAGTATCAATGAAAGAATTTTCTCAATAGAAAGCTCTAAATATAATGTGTGACCATAAATTAATTTCAGTGTGAACAATTTACTAATCACACTAGGTGAGCTTTTTAATTGTACAAATGCGCTTTAAATACTTTTTCACAGtccttattatttttctttcagtaatagAGAACATGAAGAAGGCACTACGCCTCATTCAGACAGAACTGTAACCAGCAACAGTGAAATGACCATAGCCTCTACGAGGTGAAGCTGCACGAGGAAacctaacattttaaaatattttagttaaCCTCTCCATCTCTACTAGCATTTTGAACTCTTATGAAGCAGCTTTGGTATATTAGATTCCATAAGAAAGTCACATGTACAATTTGaagaacaaacacagaaagaCTATCATGTCCTTtcggaaaaaaagaggagaaatctaTTAAACACTCTGAAATTAGTTATCTGAATAACTGAAAGTGATGGTTTAAAGTGCAGCAACTTTGAGCTGTCTTTTATCGCTCCAGCTATGACTTCTACCCAAGAGTTACAGCCAAACTTTTTAATGTCTATTTGCAATTTGTTATGTAAGTTAATAGCTGCATCTCagctcttaatttttattttcattgcaagAAGCTTGTAAGTCACTAGTGTAACTCTAGTGTAAATTTATGCATTTCTTtctcattaaaagaaaagaaactgctgGCAATCAGACAGGAAGGCTCTTCCTATAGATATTGGAATAgcttatacagaaaaaaaatccacgaTCTGGGCTTAGCTCTTCTGTATGATTCTTTGACTATCATTCTGATAGCTGAAAACAGAACAGACTTTTCACACTGAGCATGTTGTCTCAGTGAGGTGATAATCATCAAATAGCAACTACAGGTTTTGCTATGATAAAGATACAgtgaagaaagagaaagggaaagagataGTCCCAGAACTCCACACCTGAGCCAAGTGATGCTTGTGAAGTCTGGTATGGGAAAAATGAGCAGGCTTGTCCTAGCTCTTATCATTTAAATGGAGCTTGACTCATGTGAAGTTCATCCCAGGTCATTCCCTCTTTTTCTGTAGCATCCCAATCCAGACATCATGGTGGCAGCTTACTGAGGGGGTCCATACATACAATGACTTCACATTTCCCCAGGAACACCGTATGCAAGAGCGGATGACTGTTTTCAGTAAAAAGCTGAAGTCAGCTGAAATAGTCTGTTATCCCAGCAATGTGCTTTTTCATTAGAGCAAGACAGGAAGTGATTCATTTGCAGTAAAAGCACATGTGCTAAATACCGGTGTCAGTTGTTTGTCCTGTCTGCCATTTCCTATGATGCTGCCTGCATACACATATAAAAGATGAAGGAAGGATCTTTGCAGGACAGCTTTGCAAATTTACAATACCTGGTATTAATTTGTCAAGAATGAGTTATATAGCACCTATCTATGTCTTCATAATTATGTAAAAATTGGATATAAGCATATATTTCAATAGTAGTGATAAATGACCTGTatgctaacagaaaaaaaaatcttgtattagTCATTAACAGTGTATTGCCTTCATAATTAGTTAAATGATTTTTTAACCTCTGGAGAAATGttctaaacaaaattaaacagtAATCACATTCCTCTGAGTTGTGTTTAGCTCTACTCATTTATGTCCGTATCTATTCCAGATTTGGCGACATTTCCCAGACTGTGGGCACACGCTCTTACGAGCAAGCCAGAGATGTTCAGGAGACAGGGATGTGAGCTAGCTGTCAGATATGACACAAGGTAGCCATGGGAGCACTCTCAAAGTAGGGTGAAGAGACTTACTTTTGAGAGAAGCATAGCACAAAATGACTTTGGAAATGCTTAAGTATGGTAGATTTAAAATATTACGAAAAAAAGTAGGTGGAAAGCAGTGGGTCTTTGCTGTCCTATTGCAGGGAAATTTTTTCCCTCCATGCATTCACTTTCATCAACATCAGCCAAAATCACACGAGACGTTGGCTTCAAACAACTTCTGCTCTAACTCGGGCAGGAAATCAAATGCGGGACAGCTCACTATCCGCTAAAGCCTGCTTCACTGATTTAAGGTTCAGAAGACTAAGGTTTCAGTCTGTGGATGGATATTTGAGGGAAGGCTGTACTTGTGGAAGTATTTGCATGGCTATGCTTTCATTCCATTGtgaaacaaaaactttcttttttggaTCAGGAAAGTAGATGCAAAACAAACCTATTATCCTCTGTTCAACTCCAGTAACTACATCTTTGTCCGTGGTACTCTTGTCTCCTTGCCTGTACTACTATTCCATTAACTGCAAAGATGACAGTGTCTGCTGTAAAAGACTCCTCTCATGGATTACCCTAGTCAGTCCAAATATTCCGTCAGCCATTCAGTAAAAGGAGGGCATCCTCACACATACAGATGCTGAAGAGCATAAATATGCGGAGGGATCCTCTTGGATTATACAGTGGATGAGCAGTTTACTACTACTTTTCTGTGAAGTAGgtacatgcacatacatacaGCCCAAACCCAGGGACGATGTCCCTTTCGTGCTCATTGCTGTCACTCCTTACGCTGAAATGTTAGTACATTTCTACACCAAAGAGAGGGAAGCCACAGATGCAGTCTGATGTCACACCACTGTAACTATGTAAGAGAAGGCTCGACGGGGGAatcttattaatgtatataaatacgtGAAGGAAGGGTGATAATagaacagagccaggctcttttcagtggtgcccagtgccaggaccagaggcgatgggcacaaactgaaacacagaatttcTGTCTGACCATCAGGAAAAActgttttactgtgagggtgaccaagcactggcacaggttgcccagggaggtgatggagtctccatccctggagatgttcaaaagccatctggacgcAGTCACAGAGAACTTAGCTGTAATAATAAATTAACTGCTTTCAGAGAATTATCAACTAAAAATACAAGTCACTACTTTCAGTGAACAGAAAACAAGACCTGCTTGTTTATATAAAAATGGATAGTATTGTCATGCTTCCCTCTTAGCATCTATGATGCAGCAGGTAAGGTGTCAAGTTAAAAGACTAGATGCTTAAATCAAATACATCTTGGTCCTTATAGAAACACTGAACTCCTGTATATAAGCAGATGGTGTCAACATGTTTGATCTGAAAGTTGTATGTTGACTACTATTTTACACAAATGTTTGCATGCTTAGGGATCACATTTGGGTCACTTCTTTTAGAGGATCCATTGATAAGCAATAAGATGGCTGTCAAGAATCCACAAAGCTGGAATCCCAAAAGGTTTGTGACTCCGGACCACAGTCCAGAAGTTGCCGGGGCTCAGGAATACTAAACTGCATAATCTGACTGACCTCCGTGCTGTAACAGAAAATTTATGGTAGAATTATCACTTACTGGGACTGTGGAAGAAACAAGTAATGCAAGCCCTGGGCCTAGAAGTCTACTGTTGTTCTCCTTATTTTGGGCATTTGATCCTAAGCCAGCAGACAGGAACAAACTACATGaattaaataaaatactgtattatAAATAACAAAATTTTCAGAACAATACCATGATCACTGACTTTGATTCTCAAACAAAAGATAGCCTTTATATCTACAGTGCAATGCACGTCATTTTAACATTTGAAGAAAATCTGGATTAATTTCCAAAGGTGTTATTGATACTGATTGCATCTGTAATCTAGAAGAGTATTTTCCACTGCAGAATTTTTTGACAGCTTTGACAAACCACCCATGCAAGCAGACAGCAGCCACTTTCCAGAAGCGTCACAGGCACATGAATTCCTCTGTGTCTGATGAGATCTACATTGTAAAGTGACTAAAGGGGATTTCACTCTCTTCTTTCCCTCCTCACATCCCCGTAGGCACCAGGCTGAAATCTGTTCTCAGCCATAGCCTTTAGAAATGGGACTAAACCTCTGTGATTCTTAAAGATTCAGATCCAGTCCTTTTGGTGGAGCTAGATATTCAGGTAACAAACACGCTGTATGTTGCACACATATTTTCTGTTCACAGCTTAGTTCAGTGTTCATCCTTActtttacagctgctgctgtctgtctTCTCCTCTTGGAAGGCTATTTTGCCAGGTACTGTCTCTCTTGATGGAACAGAAATTCAGATCTCAGATTAAAGTATCATTGCTCAGGGTAAGATAATACGTCTGTTGCCTGCACAATGGCAGACAAAACAtaattctttccccttttttcctctgaaatgaatCGCATGAGACActacttcctctttttttcccttcttgtctGCTTGCACGCCACACagttttattaataatattagtGGGCAGATTTTTATTCACATTCTTTACTTCCCTCTCTTAAGAAAGGTGGGAAACTGTTCCTTTGTTCCTTAGTTAACTTGAACTAAACCAACCAGTTTTATTTGAGTTAGAGCTGAAGGAATAgaataaaagactgaaaatgtgaatgcaAGAGCAACCTTTGTTTCACATAGAATTAATTCAGCCACAATATAAGGGCCAATAGCTGAAAAAGCCTACCTGTGTAGACAGTGTGCTTTTACAGAATTTATAACCTGTATACTATATTTATGGATGCTAATCTTAACATGAGAATAATATAGCATCACCTGTGGAAGCCTACTTTTTGTATAAAAGAgttctctgagttctgcctttgcTAAGAACATGACCCATTCCAGGAAGAAAACTTTATTACCACTTGTTCACTTATCCATGTCTGCTTTACTGTCTGGACTTATCTGTTGTAATCAGACCAAGGGTAGTCAAACAAACGTGGACTTAACGTCAGTGAGGTGAGGCACAGGAATCTGAGAACTGACAGAACAGGATCCTCCCTTATATATCCGTCTCCGCACAGAAAGGCGTTGACTTTTCTAGGCAGGTGGCTGATGTATTGGTCTGCAGAGCATTTCCCATGTGCAAATATTTGCACTTGACCAGGACAAAAGAAAAGCCACCATACCTTTGTGTACCATGGAAACAAGAGAATGTGGGACACCTCagcatttaaaatgcaaaagtAACTCAAGCGCACAGAAGAAGGCTAACATACTTTGGACTGTTTCATGTGCTACACGTATTCTTGCCAAAGGTTGACATGGAGAAATTTCCAAATGCTGAGGTGTCCTCTATGGGATCGGCCAAGCCACTGGTCTGcttccttttgtttcttcctttgttcAAATAGATGCACAGACCCACAGTATGGGTCAGGTGGAAATAAAAAGTCTACATGGCAATTAAAAAGTTCAAAAACACAAATCAGAATGTGAAGAATATTTATTCTTCCACCA
Proteins encoded in this window:
- the AGR3 gene encoding anterior gradient protein 3; the encoded protein is MLHSTLALSLLLIAVSSNLAMAIKKEKRAPQTLSRGWGDDITWVQTYEEGLYQAKKSNKPLMVIHHLEDCQYCQALKKAFAENEEIQEMAQNSFVMLNLMHETTDKNLSPDGQYVPRIMFIDPSLTVRADITGRYSNRLYTYEPQDIPFLIENMKKALRLIQTEL